From one Mucilaginibacter inviolabilis genomic stretch:
- a CDS encoding phosphotransferase — translation MIPENKKTAVDHALLAAFGTNTLDDIRELTAGLSSALVFKIIVQGKPYLLRIITRTDAMADPTLEYNCMKAAAEAGIAPKVWYAHVEDRIAIIDFIEAKPFPMGEAKTKLPQLLKQLHSLPPFPFRINYLDKIGEFIEKFRADKLMSEDITAKLFDFYTQVKDIYPCNTEDMVGCHNDLKPENTLFDGEQVWLVDWEAAFLNDRYLDLAIMANFLVKNEEDEKIYLKAYFGEDANEYQHARFFLMRQILHLFYFVVFTIVGKTADKTINPDMPVPDFREFHDLIWTGKLSLANMDNRLQYAQVHREQLQHNLGLKRLEEALRIVTDYQSR, via the coding sequence ATGATTCCTGAAAACAAAAAAACCGCTGTTGATCATGCTTTGCTGGCAGCTTTTGGCACCAATACCCTGGATGATATCCGTGAACTCACTGCCGGCCTTTCATCGGCCCTGGTTTTTAAAATTATCGTTCAGGGGAAACCCTATCTGCTCCGGATCATTACCCGCACTGATGCCATGGCCGATCCAACGCTGGAATATAACTGCATGAAAGCCGCCGCCGAAGCCGGGATAGCCCCAAAGGTGTGGTACGCCCATGTAGAAGACAGGATTGCCATTATTGATTTTATAGAAGCCAAACCTTTCCCGATGGGGGAAGCCAAAACAAAACTACCTCAGCTGCTTAAGCAACTGCACTCGTTACCGCCTTTTCCTTTCCGCATCAACTACCTGGATAAAATTGGCGAGTTTATTGAAAAATTCCGGGCCGATAAATTGATGTCCGAAGATATAACTGCCAAACTATTTGATTTTTATACCCAGGTAAAAGACATCTACCCCTGCAATACCGAAGACATGGTGGGCTGCCATAACGACCTTAAGCCCGAAAATACCCTGTTTGATGGTGAACAGGTATGGCTGGTTGACTGGGAAGCTGCTTTTTTAAACGACCGCTACCTGGACCTGGCCATCATGGCGAATTTTTTAGTAAAGAACGAAGAGGACGAAAAAATTTACTTAAAAGCCTATTTTGGCGAAGATGCTAATGAATATCAGCATGCACGCTTTTTCCTGATGCGGCAGATCCTTCACCTATTTTACTTTGTTGTTTTTACCATAGTAGGCAAAACCGCCGATAAAACTATCAACCCGGATATGCCCGTGCCCGATTTCAGGGAATTTCATGATCTCATCTGGACAGGGAAACTCAGCCTGGCCAATATGGACAACCGTTTGCAATATGCCCAGGTTCACCGGGAACAGTTGCAGCATAATTTGGGATTGAAGAGGCTGGAGGAAGCGCTGCGTATTGTGACGGATTATCAATCACGTTAA
- a CDS encoding lytic transglycosylase domain-containing protein: MTRKLKVSLKQHNFKTVQSTILHRKAEKWFPIIEPLLRLYGIPDDFKYIPLVESGLCEGTSPRGARGLWQFMPGTARTYGLKVGHGVDERTNLRKSTIAACKYIKELYGEFNNWTLAAAAYNNGSVKLERAINKQNEDNYFRMSLNRETGSYVYKLIAMKAIIQQPKKYGYDDYFAMTPPTSLLNFN; the protein is encoded by the coding sequence GTGACACGGAAATTGAAAGTATCGCTTAAACAGCATAATTTCAAAACCGTTCAGTCGACCATTCTGCATCGCAAAGCCGAAAAATGGTTCCCTATTATTGAACCGCTTTTGAGGCTTTATGGTATCCCCGATGATTTTAAGTACATCCCGCTGGTGGAGTCGGGCCTTTGCGAAGGCACTTCACCAAGGGGAGCACGTGGCTTATGGCAATTTATGCCGGGCACTGCGCGTACTTACGGGCTTAAAGTGGGCCATGGGGTCGACGAGCGCACTAATCTGCGTAAATCAACCATTGCTGCCTGCAAGTATATCAAAGAACTATACGGTGAATTTAATAACTGGACACTGGCCGCAGCCGCCTACAACAACGGTTCTGTTAAGCTGGAAAGAGCTATTAACAAACAAAATGAAGATAATTACTTCCGCATGAGCCTGAACCGCGAAACCGGTTCATATGTTTACAAGCTTATTGCCATGAAAGCAATTATCCAGCAACCTAAAAAGTACGGGTACGACGATTATTTCGCCATGACCCCGCCTACCTCATTGCTGAATTTTAATTAA
- a CDS encoding pseudouridine synthase, which produces MVFKRPQGSRDDKPKRTTGRSSGSDEKPKRPATAKGKATPNGEKKKFTKPEPKTFQSNRFSDDKPKSNFRDGASSSGERKSGGRSKPYSGRPSGDSSSSGDKKSFTPRSKPYSGRPTGGDEERPKRSFGSNAAGERKPYSGRPSSGDDERPKRSFGGSATSDKKPYSSPRTRSAAGAEGKPKRSFSEGGDRKFGNRPTEGGFKKRDDASFKDKPYRDKPSRDQDAPAKTMRGRKNPAAPKAKDDGLIRLNRYISNAGICSRRKADELIIAGVVSVNGVVVDELGAKVDPTKDDIKYNGETLRREKMVYVLLNKPKDYITTTEDPQERRTVMHLVEKATKERIYPIGRLDRNTTGLLLMTNDGELADKLSHPRSNISKLYQVELSKALTQGDLNKIGFGVELEDGVIKPDAVSYVAGGTKREVGIQIHSGKNRVVRRIFESLGYEVVKLDRVVYANLTKKDLPRGKWRFLDEKEIIQLKHLIK; this is translated from the coding sequence ATGGTATTTAAGAGACCACAAGGTAGTCGCGACGACAAGCCAAAAAGAACAACAGGCCGGAGCTCAGGAAGCGACGAAAAACCCAAAAGACCTGCAACCGCAAAAGGCAAAGCCACGCCAAACGGAGAGAAAAAGAAATTCACCAAACCAGAACCCAAAACTTTTCAGAGCAACAGGTTTAGCGACGATAAGCCCAAAAGCAATTTCAGGGATGGCGCATCATCATCTGGTGAAAGAAAATCTGGCGGAAGATCAAAACCTTATTCAGGTCGCCCATCAGGTGATAGTTCATCATCGGGCGATAAAAAATCATTTACCCCGCGCAGCAAACCATACTCTGGCAGGCCAACCGGCGGCGACGAAGAAAGACCGAAAAGAAGTTTCGGCTCCAATGCAGCAGGTGAAAGAAAGCCTTATTCTGGTCGCCCATCATCTGGTGATGACGAAAGACCAAAAAGAAGTTTTGGCGGCAGCGCAACCAGCGACAAAAAACCATACTCATCCCCTCGTACCCGCTCAGCTGCAGGTGCCGAAGGTAAACCCAAAAGAAGTTTTAGCGAAGGCGGCGACCGTAAGTTTGGCAACAGGCCAACCGAAGGCGGCTTTAAAAAACGCGATGACGCCTCGTTTAAAGATAAACCTTACCGCGATAAACCATCACGTGATCAGGACGCGCCGGCTAAAACCATGCGCGGCCGTAAAAATCCCGCTGCTCCAAAAGCAAAAGACGATGGTCTTATCCGCCTCAACCGTTATATCTCCAACGCAGGTATCTGCTCACGCCGTAAGGCTGATGAGCTGATCATTGCCGGTGTTGTTTCGGTGAATGGTGTGGTGGTTGATGAACTGGGCGCCAAGGTTGACCCAACAAAAGACGATATCAAATACAACGGCGAAACCCTTCGCCGCGAAAAAATGGTTTATGTATTATTGAATAAACCAAAAGACTATATTACTACTACCGAAGATCCGCAGGAACGCCGTACCGTAATGCACCTGGTTGAAAAAGCAACTAAGGAACGCATTTACCCTATCGGTCGTTTAGACAGGAACACTACCGGTTTATTATTAATGACCAATGATGGTGAACTGGCCGACAAGCTGTCGCACCCGCGCAGCAACATCAGCAAGTTGTACCAGGTGGAGCTGAGCAAAGCTTTAACCCAGGGCGATTTAAACAAAATTGGTTTCGGCGTGGAGCTGGAAGACGGTGTGATAAAGCCCGATGCGGTATCATACGTAGCCGGTGGCACAAAAAGAGAAGTAGGCATACAGATTCACAGCGGTAAAAACCGGGTGGTACGCCGTATTTTTGAAAGCCTGGGTTACGAGGTAGTAAAGCTCGACAGGGTGGTTTATGCCAACCTCACCAAGAAAGACCTGCCCCGCGGCAAATGGCGTTTCCTTGACGAGAAAGAAATTATCCAGTTGAAGCATTTGATCAAGTAG
- a CDS encoding lactonase family protein — protein sequence MKKIVLFIVLLLPLLTNAQSKQSKKKGPSTYDLVIGTYTTGTSKGIAVYRFYAENGRLAYLSQIDNVVNPSYVTVSADNKFIYAVNELPKGEVSSFSFEAKTGKMQFINKQSSLGADPCYIAVDKARKNAFIANYSSGQVTVMPINKDGSLANGVETVKNDGTGPNKGRQEGPHAHMSILSPDEKYVLYNDLGTDKIHIYRFRSGKNSPLTEPTSVSVTPGDGPRHLEFSPDKKHAYLITEMGSNVHVFDYDNGKLNQKQTITLLPEGFKGQTAGAAIHISPNGKFLYASNRLETNEVIVYSINQETGELTFVQRQSSMGKNPRDFAIDPTGKFLLVANQNSDSIFVFRIDQTTGRISPTGFKLEIGNPVCLKFVPAE from the coding sequence ATGAAAAAAATCGTATTGTTCATTGTCTTGCTATTGCCTTTGCTCACCAATGCACAGAGCAAACAAAGCAAAAAGAAAGGCCCCTCCACTTATGACCTCGTTATTGGCACCTACACCACGGGTACAAGTAAGGGTATAGCAGTTTACCGCTTTTATGCCGAAAATGGCAGGCTGGCCTATCTGAGCCAGATTGATAATGTGGTGAACCCTTCCTATGTAACCGTAAGTGCCGATAATAAATTTATCTACGCTGTAAATGAGTTGCCCAAAGGCGAAGTAAGCTCTTTTTCATTTGAGGCTAAAACGGGTAAAATGCAGTTCATCAACAAACAATCATCCCTCGGTGCCGATCCTTGCTACATAGCGGTGGATAAGGCCCGTAAGAATGCGTTTATTGCCAACTACTCCAGCGGGCAGGTTACGGTAATGCCTATCAACAAAGACGGCTCCCTGGCCAACGGTGTGGAGACGGTAAAAAATGATGGCACAGGTCCTAACAAAGGGCGCCAGGAAGGGCCTCACGCGCACATGAGTATACTATCGCCCGATGAGAAGTATGTGCTGTACAATGACTTGGGGACTGATAAGATACATATCTACCGTTTCCGTTCTGGTAAAAACTCCCCTTTAACCGAACCAACATCGGTAAGTGTAACCCCGGGCGACGGTCCGCGGCACCTGGAGTTTTCGCCGGATAAAAAACACGCTTACCTGATCACCGAAATGGGGTCAAACGTACATGTGTTTGATTATGATAACGGTAAGCTTAACCAGAAACAAACTATAACCCTGCTTCCGGAAGGTTTCAAGGGCCAAACCGCAGGTGCGGCTATCCACATATCGCCCAATGGCAAATTCCTGTACGCCTCTAATCGTTTAGAAACCAACGAAGTTATTGTATACTCGATAAATCAGGAAACCGGCGAGCTTACTTTTGTACAGCGCCAATCATCAATGGGCAAAAATCCACGTGATTTCGCTATTGATCCAACCGGTAAATTCCTATTGGTAGCTAACCAAAACAGTGACAGCATATTTGTATTCCGAATTGATCAAACCACCGGCCGTATATCACCAACCGGCTTTAAACTGGAAATTGGTAACCCGGTATGTTTGAAGTTTGTACCTGCAGAATAG
- a CDS encoding non-canonical purine NTP diphosphatase, which produces MQQLVFATNNRHKLEEVSAKIKGQFELLSLDDIGCTDDIEETGTTFRENASIKSHYIYQKYKLNCFGDDSGLEIDALNGEPGVYSARYAGEHGNQMANINKVLQNLAGETNRKARFRTTISLIWNGEEHFFDGTVEGSIRTEPSGNDPFGYNPIFEPDGYNVTFAEISLEEKNRISHRAKAMDKLISFLNSTSRL; this is translated from the coding sequence ATGCAGCAGTTAGTATTTGCAACCAATAACCGTCATAAGCTGGAAGAGGTATCAGCCAAAATAAAAGGCCAATTTGAGCTATTGAGCCTTGATGATATAGGCTGCACCGATGATATTGAAGAAACCGGCACTACCTTCCGCGAAAATGCGTCTATAAAAAGCCATTACATCTACCAGAAATATAAACTGAATTGTTTTGGCGACGATAGCGGCCTGGAGATAGACGCCCTAAATGGCGAACCCGGCGTTTACTCGGCACGTTATGCCGGCGAGCATGGCAACCAAATGGCAAACATTAATAAAGTGTTGCAAAATTTAGCCGGCGAAACCAACCGTAAAGCGCGTTTCCGCACCACAATATCTTTGATTTGGAACGGTGAGGAGCATTTTTTTGACGGAACCGTTGAAGGCAGTATCCGCACTGAACCAAGTGGCAATGATCCGTTTGGCTACAACCCCATATTTGAGCCGGATGGTTATAATGTAACTTTTGCTGAGATCAGCCTGGAAGAAAAAAACAGAATAAGCCACCGTGCCAAAGCCATGGATAAGCTCATCAGTTTTTTAAACTCAACCAGCAGACTTTAA
- a CDS encoding peptidylprolyl isomerase produces MRKLGIFILSFVLIISVAHAQTKVDSTAKKTAKADSTVVPSGPKHTLDKIAAIVGNAPILQSDIELSYAQFLVQGNQPDPGVKCRILQSLLTQKLLAQQAAIDSIEVKEDEVDNNVDRRMREMTQRAGGQEKLEAFLGKSVIQYKDEIRPDLKEQMVAQKMQQHITEKLNVTPQDVKTYYDKIPKDSLPSFNKEVEVGEIVFQPKLNKEEKELYREKAEELRQRIKKGEDFGTLARLYSQDPGSAPDGGDLGFADRTTFVKEFTANAFRLKAGEISPVFETDFGFHFLQVIERRGEQVHVRHILIAPVITQASLERAKVKADSIYNLMVTNKKIDFSSAAAYYSDNKDTKYNGGMMLNAENVQNRTTFIPTDKLDPKVALTVDTMKIGSISKPDVFTGADGKKTYKILYLKSATNAHKANLEQDFPKLKDMAYEDKTNRAVTQWFEKRRKETFIKIDQQYQSCDILKKWITPPTTTAQAK; encoded by the coding sequence ATGAGAAAGTTAGGGATATTCATTTTAAGTTTTGTTTTGATCATATCAGTTGCCCATGCGCAAACCAAAGTTGATTCAACTGCAAAAAAAACAGCAAAGGCCGATTCAACAGTGGTGCCGTCGGGCCCAAAGCATACTTTAGATAAAATTGCGGCCATTGTAGGTAACGCACCCATATTACAATCAGACATTGAACTATCATACGCTCAATTCCTTGTTCAGGGTAACCAGCCAGATCCAGGCGTAAAATGCCGTATCCTGCAATCGTTATTAACCCAAAAACTATTGGCACAACAGGCCGCAATTGATAGTATTGAGGTAAAGGAAGATGAGGTTGATAACAATGTTGACCGCCGTATGCGCGAAATGACCCAAAGGGCCGGCGGGCAGGAAAAGCTGGAAGCATTCCTGGGTAAATCTGTTATTCAATACAAAGACGAGATTCGCCCCGATCTGAAAGAACAAATGGTTGCGCAGAAAATGCAGCAGCACATTACCGAAAAGTTGAATGTAACCCCGCAGGATGTTAAAACCTACTACGATAAGATCCCGAAGGATAGTTTACCTTCCTTCAATAAAGAAGTAGAAGTTGGCGAGATTGTATTTCAGCCGAAACTGAATAAAGAAGAAAAGGAACTGTATAGGGAAAAAGCAGAAGAACTACGCCAGCGTATTAAAAAAGGTGAAGACTTTGGAACGCTTGCCCGTTTATACTCGCAGGATCCGGGCTCAGCACCTGACGGTGGCGACCTGGGCTTTGCCGACCGTACCACCTTTGTGAAAGAATTTACAGCAAATGCCTTCAGACTTAAAGCTGGTGAAATATCGCCTGTGTTTGAAACCGATTTCGGCTTTCACTTTTTACAGGTGATTGAGCGCAGGGGTGAGCAGGTACATGTTCGGCATATATTAATAGCTCCGGTAATTACCCAGGCCAGTTTAGAAAGAGCGAAAGTAAAGGCAGATAGTATCTATAACCTGATGGTGACCAATAAAAAGATCGACTTTTCGAGCGCAGCTGCTTATTATTCTGATAATAAGGATACCAAATACAATGGCGGTATGATGCTGAATGCAGAAAACGTTCAAAACCGAACTACCTTTATTCCTACGGATAAACTTGACCCTAAGGTAGCCCTTACGGTTGATACTATGAAAATTGGCAGCATATCAAAGCCTGATGTGTTTACTGGAGCCGATGGTAAAAAAACATATAAGATATTATATCTTAAGTCGGCAACAAATGCGCATAAAGCTAACCTGGAACAGGATTTTCCTAAATTAAAGGATATGGCTTATGAGGATAAAACCAACCGTGCAGTAACCCAGTGGTTTGAAAAACGCAGGAAAGAAACTTTTATTAAGATTGATCAGCAATACCAATCCTGCGACATCCTGAAAAAGTGGATTACCCCACCAACAACTACCGCGCAAGCTAAATAA
- a CDS encoding AAA family ATPase → MQHRSDVEAADALRQAYQQIRSEIGKVIIGQDEVVKFVLVSIFSNGHCLLVGVPGLAKTLLVQTIARVLDLDFKRIQFTPDLMPSDIIGSEILGEDRNFKFIPGPVFSNIILADEINRTPPKTQAALLEAMQEKAVTAAGVTHKLAQPFFVLATQNPIEQEGTYPLPEAQLDRFMFSVALNYPSFQEELQVVKNTTSTIQTEVNKILNASQITYFQQLVRNIPVTDHVLEYAVKLVSKTRPNGEFATPQINRLLSWGAGPRASQFLILGAKCHAVINGKYSPDIEDVQAIAKPILSHRIVRSYHAEAEGLSAADIIQQLF, encoded by the coding sequence ATGCAACACCGATCTGACGTGGAAGCTGCCGATGCTTTAAGGCAGGCATATCAGCAAATACGCTCCGAAATAGGTAAAGTTATCATCGGGCAGGATGAAGTGGTAAAATTTGTACTGGTATCCATCTTCAGCAACGGTCATTGTTTGCTGGTTGGGGTACCTGGACTTGCCAAAACCCTGTTGGTACAAACTATAGCCAGGGTGCTTGATCTTGATTTTAAACGTATACAATTTACGCCCGATCTGATGCCGTCAGACATCATCGGATCTGAAATACTGGGCGAAGACCGTAATTTTAAATTTATACCCGGTCCGGTTTTCTCTAATATTATCCTGGCCGACGAAATCAACCGCACACCGCCAAAAACGCAGGCGGCCCTTTTAGAGGCCATGCAGGAGAAAGCGGTTACTGCCGCCGGTGTTACTCATAAGCTTGCCCAGCCATTTTTTGTACTGGCTACACAAAACCCTATTGAGCAGGAAGGTACCTATCCACTGCCCGAGGCACAACTTGACCGCTTTATGTTTAGTGTTGCGCTAAACTACCCCTCTTTTCAGGAAGAGCTGCAGGTGGTTAAAAACACAACGAGTACGATACAAACAGAGGTTAATAAAATACTGAATGCCTCTCAGATCACTTATTTTCAGCAATTGGTACGTAATATACCAGTAACCGACCATGTACTGGAGTATGCCGTTAAACTGGTATCCAAAACCAGGCCTAATGGTGAGTTTGCCACCCCGCAGATCAATCGTTTACTAAGTTGGGGTGCCGGGCCAAGGGCATCGCAATTCCTCATCCTGGGCGCTAAATGCCATGCTGTGATCAATGGTAAGTATTCGCCCGATATTGAGGATGTACAAGCTATCGCCAAGCCTATTTTAAGTCACCGTATTGTGCGCAGCTACCATGCCGAGGCCGAAGGGCTATCGGCCGCTGATATTATTCAACAGCTGTTTTAA